In one window of Fodinibius salicampi DNA:
- the ligA gene encoding NAD-dependent DNA ligase LigA yields MDKKQAQERINELRDLLEKANKAYYQEAQPFISDKKFDEYLSELEKLENKFDLQDPDSPTRRVGGEPSSDFETIQHPVPLLSLDNTYNEEELNDFDRRVRERLDHSNFTYMAELKFDGTAIRLRYEDGDLALGATRGDGERGDDITRNLRTVRDIPLSLEGDYPEVLEVRGEAYMEREAFARMNEHREEQGLSPFANPRNSTAGSLKMQDPKEVARRPIRFFSFDLLLEESQPLTQLEKMKMLSEFGLPVCEYYQKCKNIDEVHQQLEEWKELRHNLPFETDGVVIKVNEDKFRSQLGSTSKAPRWAIAYKFEAEQATTTINDISLQVGRLGKITPVAELKAVELAGTTVKRASLHNEDEIHRKDIRPGDRVVVEKAGEIIPQVVSVVNPNREDRNPPFKMPKDCPACGHELTKLGDNVDWRCTNAECPPQIRQRIAHFASRDAMDIEGLGEKVVDQLVSEGLIKNYSDLYQLNKEQLLPLERMAEKSAQNLLSAIEKSKEQSLDRLIYALGIRFVGKTVARDLANAFGTMEALIKADEESISEIDAIGPKIAESVVTFFNDESNLKMVYSLKSAGLTFRKEEDKQKTQKLADKIFVLTGSLPDFTRKEATQKIEEHGGRVTSSVSGNTDYLLAGESPGSKYEKAQQQNISILNQNDFLKLIE; encoded by the coding sequence ATGGATAAGAAACAGGCACAAGAACGTATCAATGAACTACGAGACTTACTTGAAAAAGCCAATAAAGCCTACTACCAGGAAGCCCAGCCTTTTATTTCGGATAAGAAGTTTGACGAATATCTATCCGAGCTAGAAAAACTTGAGAACAAGTTTGACCTTCAGGATCCGGATTCCCCTACTCGCCGCGTCGGTGGTGAACCCAGCAGTGATTTTGAAACGATCCAGCACCCAGTACCTTTACTAAGTCTCGATAACACTTATAATGAAGAGGAGCTGAATGATTTTGACCGCCGGGTACGTGAACGGCTAGATCACAGCAACTTCACCTATATGGCAGAGCTAAAATTTGATGGCACTGCCATTCGCCTTCGATACGAAGATGGGGACCTGGCATTGGGTGCAACTCGTGGAGACGGGGAGCGCGGCGATGATATTACCCGTAATCTCCGTACAGTCCGGGATATTCCATTATCTTTGGAAGGTGATTATCCTGAGGTCTTGGAAGTTCGGGGAGAAGCTTACATGGAGCGAGAGGCTTTCGCAAGGATGAATGAGCACCGGGAAGAACAAGGATTATCGCCATTTGCCAATCCCCGGAATTCTACGGCTGGTTCCCTTAAAATGCAGGATCCCAAAGAGGTTGCACGAAGACCTATTCGCTTTTTTAGTTTTGACCTGCTATTGGAGGAATCCCAGCCGCTCACCCAACTGGAAAAGATGAAGATGCTGTCTGAGTTCGGGCTTCCTGTATGCGAGTACTATCAAAAGTGTAAGAATATTGATGAAGTCCATCAACAGCTTGAAGAGTGGAAAGAGCTAAGACACAACCTACCGTTTGAAACGGATGGGGTTGTGATTAAAGTCAATGAAGACAAATTCAGGTCGCAGCTTGGTTCAACTTCAAAAGCACCTCGCTGGGCTATCGCTTATAAGTTTGAGGCGGAACAAGCTACGACCACCATTAATGATATTAGCCTGCAAGTGGGACGATTGGGCAAAATAACCCCCGTAGCCGAACTTAAGGCTGTAGAGCTAGCCGGAACAACAGTTAAACGAGCATCACTCCATAATGAAGATGAGATCCACCGTAAGGATATCCGTCCGGGTGACCGCGTTGTTGTAGAAAAGGCAGGCGAAATTATTCCCCAGGTGGTTAGCGTCGTTAATCCGAATCGGGAAGATCGTAATCCACCATTTAAGATGCCGAAAGACTGCCCGGCCTGTGGACATGAGCTGACAAAACTTGGGGATAATGTAGATTGGCGCTGTACTAACGCTGAATGTCCCCCGCAAATACGTCAGCGTATTGCCCATTTTGCTTCCCGGGATGCCATGGATATTGAAGGACTCGGGGAAAAAGTGGTTGACCAATTGGTTTCGGAAGGACTAATCAAAAATTATTCAGATCTGTATCAGCTCAACAAAGAACAACTTCTGCCTCTTGAACGCATGGCTGAAAAAAGTGCTCAAAATTTATTATCAGCCATAGAAAAGAGTAAAGAGCAATCCCTAGACAGACTCATTTATGCTCTGGGAATCCGCTTTGTTGGTAAAACAGTTGCCCGGGACCTTGCCAATGCTTTTGGAACAATGGAGGCACTTATCAAGGCGGATGAAGAGAGCATCTCAGAAATCGATGCTATAGGCCCTAAAATAGCGGAATCAGTGGTTACTTTCTTTAATGATGAGTCTAACTTAAAAATGGTCTACTCTCTCAAATCAGCAGGCCTTACTTTTAGAAAAGAAGAAGACAAACAGAAAACACAAAAACTAGCAGATAAAATCTTTGTTCTTACCGGTAGTCTGCCTGACTTTACCCGGAAAGAAGCTACCCAAAAAATTGAGGAACATGGTGGCCGGGTTACCTCCTCCGTAAGTGGAAATACCGATTACTTGCTGGCAGGTGAATCTCCCGGAAGCAAATACGAGAAAGCCCAACAACAAAATATTTCTATCCTTAATCAAAATGACTTTCTAAAACTTATTGAATAA